The Saccopteryx leptura isolate mSacLep1 chromosome 2, mSacLep1_pri_phased_curated, whole genome shotgun sequence genome has a window encoding:
- the RANGRF gene encoding ran guanine nucleotide release factor isoform X2, translating into MEPTRDYPLFGGAFSATLPPGAINVSDLRPVPDNQEVFCHRMTDQSLIVELLELQAHVRGEEAARYHFEDVGAVQEARTVQVETVQALLLENLALRGYCEEAWVLSGTQQVAKENPQVAKDVTLHLALLRLPQYQTDLLLTFNQPPTDAEMLHDAAEDLGTPLCKGNKGLDIFPKFLP; encoded by the exons ATGGAGCCCACGCGGGACTATCCACTGTTCGGGGGCGCCTTCTCCGCCACGCTCCCTCCCGGGGCCATTAATGTAAG CGACCTCCGACCGGTCCCAGACAATCAAGAAGTTTTCTGCCACCGCATGACGGACCAAAGCCTGATCGTGGAACTTCTAGAGCTGCAAGCCCACGTGCGGGGAGAAGAGGCAGCGCG GTACCACTTCGAGGATGTTGGTGCGGTGCAGGAGGCTAGGACTGTTCAAGTGGAGACTGTGCAAGCCCTCCTTTTGGAGAACCTGGCCCTGAGAGGCTACTGTGAAGAAGCCTGGGTCCTCTCTGGCACACAGCAAGTAGCTAAAGAGAATCCGCAG GTAGCAAAGGACGTGACACTGCACTTGGCCTTGCTGCGGCTGCCTCAGTACCAGACTGATCTCCTGCTCACCTTCAATCAGCCCCC TACAGATGCTGAAATGCTACATGATGCTGCTGAAGACTTGGGGACCCCACTCTGCAAGGGGAACAAAGGGTTGGATATATTCCCCAAATTCCTCCCCTAA
- the RANGRF gene encoding ran guanine nucleotide release factor isoform X1 has protein sequence MEPTRDYPLFGGAFSATLPPGAINVSDLRPVPDNQEVFCHRMTDQSLIVELLELQAHVRGEEAARYHFEDVGAVQEARTVQVETVQALLLENLALRGYCEEAWVLSGTQQVAKENPQVAKDVTLHLALLRLPQYQTDLLLTFNQPPPDSRSSLDPEDLSLLPWSLGDFEQLVTSLTLHDPNIFGPQYRC, from the exons ATGGAGCCCACGCGGGACTATCCACTGTTCGGGGGCGCCTTCTCCGCCACGCTCCCTCCCGGGGCCATTAATGTAAG CGACCTCCGACCGGTCCCAGACAATCAAGAAGTTTTCTGCCACCGCATGACGGACCAAAGCCTGATCGTGGAACTTCTAGAGCTGCAAGCCCACGTGCGGGGAGAAGAGGCAGCGCG GTACCACTTCGAGGATGTTGGTGCGGTGCAGGAGGCTAGGACTGTTCAAGTGGAGACTGTGCAAGCCCTCCTTTTGGAGAACCTGGCCCTGAGAGGCTACTGTGAAGAAGCCTGGGTCCTCTCTGGCACACAGCAAGTAGCTAAAGAGAATCCGCAG GTAGCAAAGGACGTGACACTGCACTTGGCCTTGCTGCGGCTGCCTCAGTACCAGACTGATCTCCTGCTCACCTTCAATCAGCCCCC ccctGACAGTAGGTCATCTCTTGACCCTGAAGATCTGTCACTTCTGCCCTGGAGCCTGGGTGACTTTGAACAGCTGGTGACCAGTCTGACTCTTCATGATCCCAACATTTTTGGTCCCCAGTACAGATGCTGA